In Rhizobium sp. ARZ01, a genomic segment contains:
- the bluB gene encoding 5,6-dimethylbenzimidazole synthase has translation MRPLPTDDLIRAQAFSPDERAAVYYAIETRRDVRDQFLPEPLPADLVERLLNAAHRAPSVGFMQPWNFIVIRDREVLTAAHKAFQRANEEAAAMFASERQELYRSLKLEGILKAPLSICVTCDPDRGGAVVLGRTHNPRMDVYSTVCAVQNLWLAARAEGVGVGWVSIFHDADIRSLLGIPERIEIVAWLCVGFVDQLYREPELALNGWRQRLPLEELVYSDRWGNRR, from the coding sequence ATGCGACCTCTGCCGACGGATGATCTCATCCGTGCACAAGCCTTTTCGCCCGATGAACGCGCGGCCGTGTACTATGCGATTGAAACGCGACGTGATGTGCGCGACCAGTTCCTGCCGGAACCGCTTCCGGCTGATCTGGTCGAGCGACTATTGAATGCGGCGCATCGGGCGCCCTCCGTGGGTTTTATGCAGCCCTGGAACTTCATTGTCATCCGCGATCGGGAGGTGCTTACAGCCGCGCACAAGGCATTCCAGCGGGCAAACGAAGAGGCGGCGGCGATGTTCGCCAGCGAACGGCAAGAACTTTATCGCTCGCTGAAACTCGAGGGGATTCTGAAGGCGCCGCTCAGCATCTGCGTGACCTGTGATCCCGACCGCGGCGGCGCCGTGGTTCTCGGGCGCACGCACAATCCGCGCATGGATGTGTACTCGACTGTGTGCGCCGTCCAGAACCTTTGGCTCGCAGCGCGGGCAGAAGGGGTCGGCGTCGGGTGGGTCAGTATTTTCCACGATGCGGATATCCGTTCGCTACTCGGCATTCCCGAGCGGATCGAGATCGTCGCCTGGCTCTGCGTCGGGTTCGTCGATCAACTCTATCGTGAGCCGGAGCTTGCGCTGAATGGCTGGCGGCAACGGCTGCCGCTGGAGGAGCTAGTCTATTCCGACCGATGGGGAAACAGGCGCTAA